In Silene latifolia isolate original U9 population chromosome X, ASM4854445v1, whole genome shotgun sequence, the following proteins share a genomic window:
- the LOC141620080 gene encoding uncharacterized protein LOC141620080 gives MFDDDWRRNDQEYTVQLGYSWLAEDVADVPWYPRIRNRIMLPKHEFFIWLVAQNRLLTQDRLRKMKIIPGNCCFLCGAAEESIDHLFFLCPFSQRCRQQIADWLGSHIPDQNVIIWWLGHRDRSLLRKHIVAACLAHVMYSIWQVRNRCRLENVMTLPAVVIKQAKKIFILQLRASCVGSSIRSVQDWITRLA, from the coding sequence ATGTTTGATGATGATTGGAGGAGGAATGATCAGGAGTACACTGTACAGTTGGGTTATTCTTGGCTGGCAGAGGATGTTGCTGATGTTCCATGGTACCCTCGGATCAGAAATAGAATAATGCTCCCCAAGCATGAGTTCTTTATCTGGTTGGTTGCGCAGAACAGATTGCTCACTCAGGATAGACTGAGGAAGATGAAGATTATTCCTGGAAACTGTTGTTTTCTATGTGGAGCAGCTGAGGAAAGCATAGATCATCTTTTTTTCCTGTGTCCTTTCAGTCAGCGTTGCAGGCAGCAGATTGCAGACTGGTTGGGGTCCCATATCCCTGATCAGAATGTGATCATTTGGTGGCTAGGGCATAGGGATAGGTCTTTGTTGCGAAAGCACATTGTAGCAGCTTGTTTGGCACATGTAATGTATAGCATATGGCAGGTGAGGAATAGGTGTCGGCTTGAAAATGTAATGACTTTGCCTGCTGTTGTTATAAAGCAGGCGAAGAAGATTTTTATTCTGCAATTGAGAGCTAGTTGTGTTGGGTCCAGTATTAGGAGTGTGCAAGACTGGATAACACGACTAGCATGA